One window of the Rufibacter radiotolerans genome contains the following:
- a CDS encoding serine hydrolase domain-containing protein, with protein sequence MRRFSPQLSFLQYFTLALIILISFAGRPVEESSRKKNLTWLQQHKEAAKTTVLLNNQKGFLPIKDLSQKIASINLGATFGPQFDSLLNKYTFVTSFAASGFDNDSLFNRLQDELKFYQTVIVQLPEAALQDDVKRAFLEQLQQTKHLVLAVYGKQSALSNADIFTAPMIWVEKETPITAQFAAQAIFGGVPVTGKLDKSYSAKYQKGAGSLTKATRLKYSIPEEVGINAADLEQPIDAIVAEAIQQQATPGAVVMVVKDGKVIFNKAYGHHTYGKSRLTQITDIYDLASITKISATTMAVMQLYDQKHVNLTSTLGSYIPSARNTSKANLTIKDILLHQSGLPAGVNLPVLAKDAQKTPSELYTVQAGDSLFLRKDYYKEVMWPRMLQAKMATPGKYVYSDITMYLIKEVVERQAQEPLDALVQERFYRPLGMQTAGFLPLQRFDKNRIVPTEDDTYFRKSLLQGYVHDGGAARLGGVSGHAGLFSTANDMAILYQMMLNRGTYGGVEYFKPTTVDLFTAKQSAVSRRGLGFDRWDPDSAKGYPSKLASPATYGHTGYTGTCVWVDPAQNLVYIFLSNRVHPKVSNKLLSLNIRPRIQDAIYAAIKKGTPTALNQ encoded by the coding sequence ATGCGCCGTTTTTCCCCTCAGTTGAGTTTTCTGCAGTATTTCACCCTGGCCCTCATCATTTTGATAAGCTTTGCCGGACGGCCCGTGGAAGAAAGCTCCCGCAAGAAAAACCTCACCTGGCTGCAGCAACACAAAGAGGCCGCCAAGACCACGGTGTTGCTCAACAACCAGAAAGGCTTCCTTCCCATTAAAGACCTGTCCCAGAAAATTGCCTCCATTAACCTGGGCGCCACCTTCGGTCCTCAGTTTGACAGCCTGCTTAATAAATATACTTTCGTCACCTCCTTTGCCGCTTCTGGGTTTGACAATGATTCTTTGTTTAACCGCCTGCAAGATGAGTTGAAATTCTACCAGACCGTAATAGTGCAGTTGCCAGAAGCCGCTTTGCAAGATGACGTGAAGCGGGCGTTTTTGGAGCAGTTGCAACAAACCAAGCACCTGGTCCTGGCGGTGTATGGGAAACAGAGCGCCTTATCCAATGCAGACATCTTTACGGCACCCATGATCTGGGTAGAGAAAGAAACTCCCATTACTGCGCAGTTTGCGGCCCAAGCCATTTTTGGCGGCGTACCGGTAACCGGAAAGCTAGACAAAAGCTATTCGGCTAAATACCAGAAAGGAGCGGGTTCCCTGACCAAGGCCACGCGACTGAAATACAGCATCCCGGAAGAGGTAGGCATAAACGCCGCCGACCTGGAACAACCCATTGACGCCATTGTGGCAGAGGCCATTCAACAACAGGCTACGCCGGGTGCCGTGGTGATGGTGGTGAAAGACGGGAAAGTGATCTTTAACAAGGCGTATGGGCATCATACCTATGGCAAAAGCCGCCTCACCCAGATCACCGACATTTATGACCTAGCCTCTATCACCAAGATCTCTGCCACCACCATGGCCGTGATGCAACTCTATGACCAGAAACATGTGAACTTAACCAGTACGCTGGGTTCCTATATCCCATCGGCCAGAAACACCAGCAAAGCCAACCTGACCATAAAGGATATTCTGCTACATCAGTCAGGCTTGCCGGCGGGCGTTAATTTACCGGTGCTGGCCAAAGACGCGCAGAAAACGCCGTCAGAGCTTTACACGGTACAAGCTGGAGACAGCCTGTTCCTGCGCAAAGACTATTACAAGGAGGTGATGTGGCCGCGCATGTTGCAGGCCAAGATGGCCACGCCCGGCAAGTATGTGTACTCAGACATTACCATGTACCTGATCAAGGAAGTGGTAGAGCGTCAGGCCCAGGAGCCTTTAGATGCGTTGGTACAGGAGCGGTTCTACCGCCCATTGGGCATGCAAACCGCGGGGTTCCTGCCGTTGCAGCGCTTTGACAAGAACCGCATTGTGCCCACCGAAGATGACACCTATTTCCGGAAGTCGCTGCTGCAGGGTTATGTGCATGACGGGGGCGCAGCCCGATTGGGAGGCGTATCCGGCCACGCCGGTTTGTTCTCTACCGCCAATGACATGGCCATCCTGTATCAGATGATGCTGAACCGTGGCACCTACGGGGGGGTGGAGTATTTCAAACCCACCACCGTAGATTTGTTTACGGCCAAGCAATCAGCGGTGAGCCGCCGCGGCCTGGGCTTTGACCGTTGGGACCCAGACAGCGCCAAAGGGTATCCGTCTAAACTGGCGTCGCCGGCCACCTACGGCCATACAGGGTACACCGGAACCTGCGTGTGGGTAGACCCGGCGCAAAACCTGGTGTATATATTCCTGAGCAACAGGGTACACCCCAAAGTATCTAACAAGCTTTTATCGCTTAACATCAGGCCCCGCATTCAGGATGCCATTTACGCGGCTATCAAAAAAGGGACTCCTACTGCCCTTAACCAATAA
- a CDS encoding LytR/AlgR family response regulator transcription factor: MRAIAIDDEPMALEVVKSLAGKVPYLELVACFTDAFQALDYLQTNSVDLLFLDIKMPDITGLEFVTSLQQKPMVIFTTAYSEHAVTSFELDAIDYLLKPFSLARFVKACNKAQELLQLRGKRTPTKEFIFLKTGYEQVKVCFEEILFLEAAGNYVTFVLKEKKLLSRMTMGEVMDLLPPEKFTRVHRSYLVAKDKIDKIERHQIQVQGHEVPVGASYQPLLPG, encoded by the coding sequence ATGAGAGCAATTGCGATAGATGATGAACCCATGGCGCTGGAAGTTGTCAAATCCCTGGCGGGCAAGGTGCCATACCTTGAATTGGTGGCCTGTTTCACTGACGCCTTTCAGGCCCTGGACTATTTGCAAACCAACTCTGTAGACCTGCTTTTCCTGGATATTAAAATGCCCGATATCACCGGCCTGGAGTTTGTCACCAGCCTGCAGCAAAAACCCATGGTCATATTCACCACAGCGTATTCTGAGCACGCCGTGACCAGTTTTGAGTTAGACGCCATAGACTATCTGCTAAAGCCTTTCTCCCTGGCCAGGTTTGTGAAAGCCTGCAACAAAGCGCAGGAACTTCTACAACTAAGGGGAAAGCGCACCCCGACAAAAGAATTCATTTTCCTGAAAACCGGCTATGAGCAGGTAAAGGTCTGTTTTGAGGAAATCCTGTTTCTGGAGGCCGCCGGCAACTACGTGACCTTTGTGTTAAAGGAGAAGAAACTACTGTCACGCATGACCATGGGCGAAGTAATGGACCTGCTTCCGCCGGAAAAATTTACCCGGGTGCACCGTTCTTACCTGGTGGCCAAAGACAAGATTGACAAGATAGAACGCCACCAGATACAGGTGCAAGGCCATGAAGTGCCGGTGGGTGCTTCTTACCAGCCACTTCTGCCAGGGTAA
- a CDS encoding pseudouridine synthase, with the protein MESEPQHRHFLLHKPFGYISQFIGNPKNKHLLGTLYDFPAGSMAIGRLDQDSEGLLLLTTDGKMSEYVRGRKVEKEYYAQVDGIITPEAIAQLQAGGIEISHEKQPYQTLPCKAFRLDPAPGFPERSRRVRDDRHGPTSWVSITLTEGKNRQVRKMTAAVGFPTLRLIRVRIGDMRLQPLASGEVKEVQEFALPVVENKKRLLYL; encoded by the coding sequence ATGGAGTCTGAGCCTCAGCACCGCCATTTTCTTCTGCACAAACCCTTCGGCTACATCAGTCAGTTTATAGGCAACCCTAAAAACAAGCACTTGTTGGGTACGTTGTATGATTTTCCGGCAGGTTCCATGGCCATTGGCCGCCTGGACCAGGACAGCGAGGGCTTGCTGCTGCTCACCACAGACGGAAAAATGAGCGAGTACGTGCGCGGCCGAAAGGTAGAGAAAGAATACTACGCCCAGGTAGACGGTATCATTACCCCAGAGGCTATAGCCCAGTTGCAGGCGGGCGGCATTGAGATATCACATGAAAAACAGCCTTACCAGACGCTTCCCTGTAAAGCCTTCCGTTTAGACCCGGCTCCCGGTTTCCCCGAGCGATCCAGGCGGGTGCGCGATGATCGGCATGGGCCCACCAGTTGGGTATCTATCACCCTCACCGAAGGCAAGAACCGGCAGGTAAGGAAAATGACCGCGGCCGTGGGGTTTCCTACCCTCAGGCTCATACGGGTACGAATTGGAGACATGCGCTTACAACCTTTAGCCTCTGGCGAAGTAAAAGAAGTGCAGGAATTTGCCCTACCCGTAGTAGAAAATAAAAAAAGGCTTCTTTATCTTTAA
- a CDS encoding LuxR C-terminal-related transcriptional regulator produces the protein MTNKDLGKDELLRKLEALQEKCDFLERVVQEVPANIYLSDFKEGVIWCNKTNEQSLGYTLEEIKAMGTMEYMRQIVHLEDLNIPKDSVTHYQEYTGAEYGGMFRAKHKEQDTYKWFMGWAKAFCHEQDGQVKSIICVDVDMSPRMNTEKQLIEALRENLAQKNQLLINRLSKREKEILNLVCKGLSSQAIADQLFLSVHTVNTHRRNIQASLGTSNVADLVVLGKEAGLG, from the coding sequence ATGACGAATAAGGACTTGGGTAAAGATGAGCTATTGAGGAAGTTAGAGGCACTTCAGGAAAAATGTGATTTCCTGGAAAGGGTGGTCCAGGAGGTGCCTGCTAATATTTACCTTTCTGATTTTAAAGAAGGGGTGATCTGGTGCAACAAAACCAACGAGCAATCTCTGGGCTACACCCTGGAGGAAATAAAAGCCATGGGCACCATGGAGTACATGCGCCAGATTGTGCACCTAGAAGATCTGAACATTCCCAAGGACAGCGTTACCCACTACCAGGAATACACCGGAGCCGAATACGGCGGCATGTTCAGGGCCAAACACAAAGAACAGGATACCTACAAATGGTTTATGGGCTGGGCCAAGGCCTTTTGCCATGAGCAGGACGGACAGGTAAAGTCCATTATCTGCGTAGACGTAGACATGAGCCCCCGCATGAACACGGAGAAGCAACTGATTGAGGCCCTTAGGGAAAATCTAGCGCAGAAAAACCAACTCCTGATCAACCGTCTGAGCAAGCGGGAGAAAGAGATCCTGAACCTGGTTTGTAAAGGACTAAGCTCCCAGGCCATCGCCGATCAGCTTTTTTTAAGCGTGCATACCGTCAATACCCACCGCCGTAACATCCAGGCCAGCCTGGGCACCTCCAACGTAGCCGATCTGGTGGTGCTAGGCAAAGAAGCTGGGTTGGGGTAG